Proteins from a single region of Bacteroidota bacterium:
- the infA gene encoding translation initiation factor IF-1 has protein sequence MPKQKPIEQEGVVTEALPNAQFRVELENGHEILGLLSGKMRKFFIRILPGDRVKVEMSPYDLTKGRIVYRYK, from the coding sequence ATGCCCAAGCAAAAACCGATTGAACAAGAAGGCGTCGTCACGGAGGCGCTGCCGAACGCGCAGTTCCGCGTGGAGCTGGAGAACGGCCACGAGATCCTCGGCCTCCTCTCCGGCAAGATGCGGAAGTTCTTTATCCGCATCCTCCCCGGCGACCGCGTCAAGGTCGAGATGTCGCCCTACGACCTGACGAAAGGCCGCATCGTCTACCGCTACAAGTAG
- a CDS encoding MlaD family protein — protein sequence MSRQARLGLLMIAGIAAFVLGLFIIANRTFLFSDTFRVQAEFGRVAGLLSGGQVLYQGINVGRVERVQLPARPGGPITVMMEIREDAQHLIREDSRALIQTDGLVGSVIVSITAGSELEPPVAEGGSIAGVDPLDLSEVSDRLFDSVSRFDSVTVTLTSIMQDIQTGEGTLGRFIYDPALYDGLVATAQETRVSLRGITAQADTLVTIAATASANIESIISKVNEGDGTLARFINDPSVYENVEDATARLGSIANDLMLVLERSEDAANWGNLAMFRLAENMEALKHNFLFKGYYEDRGYLELAPFEIRERALSETYESLEERARELYELEQRLEALRQELETRQASDNASADGVSAEAAMPTEETPSSAAPPSAASSNGVPTEPPAEPTSGEGDADGL from the coding sequence ATGTCTCGACAGGCTCGGCTCGGACTGCTCATGATCGCGGGGATTGCCGCGTTCGTGCTTGGTCTGTTCATCATCGCCAACCGCACGTTCCTCTTCTCGGACACCTTCCGCGTGCAGGCCGAGTTTGGCCGCGTGGCGGGCCTGCTCAGCGGCGGGCAGGTGTTGTATCAAGGCATCAACGTTGGGCGCGTGGAGCGCGTACAGCTTCCGGCACGTCCCGGGGGGCCCATTACGGTGATGATGGAGATCCGCGAGGACGCCCAGCACCTCATCCGTGAGGACTCGCGCGCGCTCATCCAGACCGACGGCCTCGTCGGCAGCGTGATCGTCTCGATCACGGCGGGCTCTGAGCTAGAGCCCCCGGTGGCGGAAGGCGGGAGCATCGCGGGCGTGGACCCGCTCGACCTCAGCGAGGTCTCCGACCGGCTCTTCGACTCGGTGTCGCGCTTCGACTCGGTGACGGTCACGCTCACGAGCATCATGCAGGACATCCAGACGGGCGAGGGCACCCTCGGCCGCTTCATCTACGATCCCGCTCTCTACGATGGCCTCGTGGCGACGGCCCAGGAGACGCGCGTCTCGCTCCGGGGTATCACTGCTCAGGCCGACACGCTCGTCACGATCGCCGCGACCGCCTCGGCCAACATCGAGTCGATCATCAGCAAGGTCAACGAGGGCGACGGCACGCTCGCGCGCTTCATCAACGACCCGAGCGTCTACGAGAACGTGGAGGACGCCACGGCCCGCCTCGGGTCCATCGCCAACGACCTCATGCTCGTGCTGGAGCGCTCGGAGGACGCAGCCAACTGGGGCAACCTCGCCATGTTCAGGCTCGCCGAGAACATGGAGGCGCTCAAGCACAACTTCCTGTTCAAGGGCTACTACGAGGACCGCGGCTACCTCGAACTGGCGCCCTTCGAGATCCGCGAGCGGGCGCTCTCGGAAACCTACGAGTCGCTGGAGGAGCGCGCGCGCGAGTTGTACGAACTCGAACAGCGCCTGGAAGCGCTGCGCCAAGAACTCGAAACCCGCCAGGCGAGCGACAACGCGTCCGCCGACGGGGTCTCTGCCGAGGCAGCCATGCCTACGGAGGAAACGCCATCCAGCGCGGCGCCACCCAGCGCGGCGTCATCCAACGGGGTGCCGACCGAGCCCCCCGCCGAGCCTACGTCGGGCGAGGGGGACGCAGACGGCCTGTAA
- a CDS encoding aryl-sulfate sulfotransferase codes for MLIRFRALGFPRLLTLLLLVSACDQAEPDPEPVEAGLDFVTALAVTLNPTGVAPLAAEVAVTTTQPTSVEVRIAGRGPTGIPLQHRFDDLAQTHALPVLGLYAATENAVTLRFFDANGAVLGDTTVTVTTDRVGDAMPQIFIDVPASGGRPGLNLVSYFGHNGDVVPQRPFMFDATGATRWLLDFTDDPVLGNLFYDNGIERLANGNLYFGSNSTSLIYEMTMLGEIVRTWDMPGFSFHHNVIEKPDGNFIATVNKVGLGTIEDHVIEIDRESGAIVTVWDLNQSLDNRRRAWPSDFADLEVDWFHGNALAYDDDDDAILVSGRTQGVVKLTRDNEVVWILAPHRGWNTSGDGTNLRRKLLQPLDASGQPITDGAVLDGATPHPDFEWAWYQHAPTLLPDGTLALFDNGDSRHYLPDGQGPRYSRAVLYDIDDDARTIQQVWQYGKERGTDTFSRIVSDVDIHPEVDRVMFMPGAVIDTGTPYGKMVEVDRASGAVRFEVTIVPPQPAFGFITFHRIERIPLYP; via the coding sequence ATGTTGATCCGCTTTCGTGCTCTCGGCTTCCCCCGCCTTCTCACGCTGCTTTTGCTAGTGTCCGCCTGTGACCAAGCCGAGCCGGACCCCGAACCCGTCGAGGCTGGTCTCGACTTCGTGACAGCGCTAGCGGTCACGCTCAACCCGACCGGCGTGGCCCCGCTCGCCGCGGAAGTGGCCGTGACGACGACGCAGCCGACGTCCGTGGAGGTGCGCATCGCCGGGCGCGGGCCGACGGGGATCCCGCTGCAGCACCGCTTCGACGACCTCGCGCAGACGCATGCGCTGCCCGTACTCGGCCTCTACGCCGCCACCGAGAACGCCGTCACGCTGCGCTTCTTCGACGCCAACGGGGCCGTCCTGGGCGATACGACCGTCACTGTCACCACCGATCGCGTCGGCGACGCGATGCCGCAGATCTTTATCGACGTACCCGCGAGCGGAGGACGCCCAGGGCTCAATCTCGTCAGCTACTTCGGCCACAACGGCGACGTGGTGCCTCAGCGCCCCTTCATGTTCGACGCCACCGGCGCAACGCGCTGGCTGCTCGACTTCACGGACGACCCGGTCCTCGGCAACCTGTTCTACGACAACGGCATCGAGCGCCTCGCCAACGGCAACCTCTACTTCGGCAGCAACAGCACCTCGCTGATCTACGAGATGACGATGCTCGGCGAGATCGTGCGCACCTGGGACATGCCGGGCTTCAGCTTCCACCACAACGTCATCGAGAAGCCGGACGGCAACTTCATCGCCACGGTCAACAAGGTGGGGCTTGGGACCATCGAGGACCACGTCATCGAGATCGACCGCGAGAGCGGAGCCATCGTGACGGTGTGGGACCTCAACCAGTCGCTCGACAACCGACGCCGCGCCTGGCCCAGTGACTTCGCCGACCTCGAGGTGGACTGGTTCCATGGCAACGCCCTCGCCTACGACGACGACGACGACGCGATCCTCGTCTCAGGACGGACGCAAGGCGTCGTCAAGCTGACGCGCGACAACGAGGTAGTGTGGATTCTGGCACCGCACCGCGGCTGGAACACCTCGGGCGACGGCACCAACCTGCGCCGCAAGCTCCTCCAGCCGCTCGACGCTTCGGGGCAGCCCATCACGGACGGAGCCGTCCTGGACGGCGCCACTCCTCACCCCGACTTTGAGTGGGCCTGGTATCAGCACGCGCCCACGCTCCTCCCGGACGGCACGCTCGCTCTCTTCGATAACGGCGACAGCCGACACTATCTCCCCGACGGGCAAGGCCCGCGCTACAGCCGCGCCGTCCTCTACGACATCGACGACGACGCGCGGACGATCCAGCAGGTGTGGCAGTACGGCAAGGAGCGCGGCACCGACACCTTCTCGCGCATCGTCTCGGACGTGGACATCCACCCGGAGGTCGACCGCGTGATGTTCATGCCGGGGGCCGTCATCGACACGGGCACGCCCTACGGCAAGATGGTAGAAGTCGACCGAGCGAGCGGGGCTGTCCGCTTCGAGGTGACGATCGTCCCGCCGCAGCCCGCCTTCGGCTTCATCACGTTTCACCGCATCGAGCGGATACCGCTCTATCCGTAG
- a CDS encoding ATP-binding cassette domain-containing protein has translation MLAKAKDVDQAPVTGGSPPPSDHLIVAMRNVHKAFGTKEVLRGVSVELERGTSGVILGGSGTGKSVLTKHIVGLLRPDAGEVWVKGERVDLLTGDALDRNRLAIGYLFQGGALFDSMTVYENMRFFLDRHTKMSKGEKDDRIDELLTAVKLPEKGAQYPAELSGGQKKRIGLARALILKPEIILYDEPTTGLDPVSVRVVSELIVELRDTLGISSLAITHDLLAASIITDRAHFLYDGQIAESGSLDQLKHSSHPALREFFGNEP, from the coding sequence GTGCTTGCTAAAGCCAAAGACGTTGACCAAGCTCCGGTGACGGGGGGCTCGCCGCCACCGTCGGATCACCTCATCGTGGCGATGCGGAACGTGCACAAGGCCTTCGGGACGAAGGAGGTGCTGCGCGGCGTGAGCGTGGAGTTGGAGCGCGGCACGTCGGGCGTGATCCTCGGCGGCTCGGGCACGGGCAAGAGCGTGCTCACGAAGCACATCGTCGGGCTGCTGCGGCCCGACGCCGGCGAGGTGTGGGTCAAGGGCGAGCGCGTAGACCTGCTCACCGGCGACGCGCTCGACCGAAACCGTCTCGCCATCGGCTACCTCTTCCAGGGCGGCGCGCTCTTCGACTCGATGACGGTCTACGAGAACATGCGCTTCTTCCTCGACCGCCACACGAAGATGTCGAAGGGCGAAAAGGACGACCGCATCGACGAGTTGCTCACGGCGGTGAAGCTGCCCGAGAAGGGGGCACAGTATCCGGCCGAGCTCTCCGGCGGCCAGAAGAAGCGCATCGGGCTGGCGCGCGCGCTCATCCTCAAGCCCGAGATCATCCTCTACGACGAGCCGACGACGGGCCTCGACCCCGTGAGCGTGCGCGTCGTGAGCGAGCTCATCGTCGAGCTGCGCGACACGCTCGGCATCTCGTCGCTCGCGATCACGCACGACCTCCTGGCGGCGAGTATCATTACCGACCGCGCCCACTTCCTCTACGACGGCCAAATCGCCGAGAGCGGGAGCCTGGACCAACTCAAACACTCGTCGCACCCCGCCCTCCGCGAGTTCTTCGGCAACGAGCCTTGA
- a CDS encoding ABC transporter permease: protein MADYDDASTEDVPSDALPEASLSQRLRDARRTRANEKILQEKSLAERATERLQASQANAYGLLDQAGDFFAFGWHFFARFWRRPFEWKELLKQMDEVGAKSFLLTGTTGFAIGIVLSMQSRGTMARFGAEMFLPSMLALSVVKEIGPVLTSLVLAGRLGAGIGAEIGSMKVSEQIDALEVAALKPYHYLVVTRVLACVIMFPIMTAMTDFLALVGGFIENSFATGMDYRIFIDEAFSSLRFVDIVVDTMKTSVFGFLVGITSCFLGYTVRGGTREVGQAAMRAVVVSSLLIILADVVIVRLSLMIFGDVSESV, encoded by the coding sequence ATGGCCGACTACGACGACGCCTCAACCGAGGACGTGCCCTCCGATGCGCTGCCCGAGGCGTCGCTTTCGCAGCGGCTGCGCGATGCCCGGCGTACCCGCGCAAACGAGAAGATTCTCCAGGAGAAGAGCCTCGCCGAGCGCGCCACGGAGCGGCTGCAGGCGTCGCAAGCCAACGCCTACGGCCTCCTCGACCAAGCGGGCGACTTCTTCGCGTTCGGCTGGCACTTCTTCGCCCGCTTCTGGCGGCGCCCCTTCGAGTGGAAGGAGTTGCTCAAGCAGATGGACGAGGTCGGCGCGAAGAGCTTCCTGCTCACCGGCACCACGGGCTTCGCCATCGGCATCGTGCTCTCGATGCAGAGCCGCGGCACGATGGCCCGCTTCGGCGCGGAGATGTTCCTCCCGAGCATGCTCGCGCTCTCCGTCGTCAAAGAGATCGGGCCGGTGCTTACCTCGCTCGTGCTAGCCGGGCGGCTCGGCGCGGGCATCGGGGCCGAGATTGGCTCGATGAAGGTGAGCGAGCAGATCGACGCGCTGGAGGTGGCAGCGCTCAAGCCCTACCACTACCTCGTGGTGACGCGCGTGCTCGCCTGCGTGATCATGTTTCCGATCATGACCGCGATGACCGACTTCCTGGCGCTCGTCGGCGGGTTCATCGAGAACAGCTTCGCCACCGGCATGGACTACCGCATCTTCATCGACGAGGCGTTTTCCAGCCTCCGCTTCGTGGACATCGTCGTCGACACGATGAAGACGAGCGTGTTCGGCTTCCTGGTCGGCATCACGTCGTGCTTCCTGGGCTACACCGTGCGCGGCGGCACCCGCGAAGTCGGCCAGGCCGCGATGCGCGCCGTCGTCGTCTCGTCGCTCCTCATCATCCTCGCCGACGTGGTCATCGTCCGCCTCTCCCTGATGATCTTCGGCGACGTTAGCGAATCCGTCTAG